The Equus caballus isolate H_3958 breed thoroughbred chromosome 13, TB-T2T, whole genome shotgun sequence genome includes a window with the following:
- the HSPB1 gene encoding heat shock protein beta-1, producing the protein MTERRVPFSLLRSPSWDPFRDWYPAQSRLFDQAFGLPRMPEEWAEWFRHGGWPGYVRSLPGVAIEGPAAVAVPGPAYSRALSRQLSSGVSEIRQTADRWRVSLDVNHFAPEELTVKTKDGVVEITGKHEERQDEHGYISRCFTRKYSLPPGVDPTLVSSSLSPEGTLTIEAPMPKSATQSAEITIPVTFEARAQLGGPEAGKSEQPGAK; encoded by the exons ATGACCGAGCGCCGCGTGCCCTTCTCGCTCCTGCGGAGCCCCAGCTGGGACCCTTTTCGCGACTGGTACCCGGCCCAGAGCCGCCTCTTCGACCAGGCCTTCGGGCTGCCCCGGATGCCTGAAGAGTGGGCAGAGTGGTTCCGGCACGGCGGCTGGCCTGGCTACGTGCGTTCGCTGCCCGGGGTGGCGATCGAGGGCCCCGCCGCGGTGGCCGTGCCCGGGCCCGCCTACAGCCGCGCGCTCAGCCGGCAGCTGAGCAGCGGCGTCTCGGAGATCCGGCAGACGGCCGACCGCTGGCGCGTGTCCCTGGACGTCAACCACTTCGCCCCCGAGGAGCTGACCGTCAAGACCAAGGACGGCGTGGTGGAGATCACTG gCAAGCACGAAGAGAGGCAGGACGAGCACGGCTACATCTCTCGGTGCTTCACCCGAAAATACTC GCTGCCCCCAGGTGTGGACCCCACCCTggtctcctcctccctgtcccccgaGGGCACTCTGACCATCGAGGCCCCGATGCCCAAGTCAGCCACCCAGTCGGCGGAGATCACCATCCCTGTCACCTTCGAGGCGCGTGCTCAGCTGGGGGGCCCAGAAGCTGGGAAGTCGGAACAGCCTGGAGCCAAGTAA